The following are encoded together in the Acidobacteriota bacterium genome:
- a CDS encoding ABC transporter substrate-binding protein — protein sequence MLLAPALSSAQPAASPGEPEGTPGVSAERILFGQSAAFSGPAAELGRGMRLGVQAAFKEANDAGGVHGRRLELITVDDGYEPEAAITNTRRLIEDEGVFALVGGVGTPTSRSAVPVAEEAGVPYIAPFTGAGFLRSEPHVINLRASYAQETEEMVERLTRDLGIERIAVVIQNDSFGRAGLAGVRAAFARRGMEAVAIGVYPRNTTAVKTAIVDIEVGRPEAVIIVGAYQPVASLIAWTRHIGLDPVFMTLSFVGSNALAEELGPRGAGVYVTQVVPFPTARNSRVAAAYRRALREHTAGAEPGFVSFEGYLAGRLVIEALERCGTTVDRDRFIQTLRGAGSLDLDGFRLAFGEEDNQGSDAVFLTVIDEQGRYRPATRLEAVVSQ from the coding sequence GTGTTGCTCGCTCCGGCCTTGTCGTCGGCTCAGCCGGCTGCGTCGCCGGGTGAGCCGGAAGGGACGCCGGGCGTTTCGGCCGAGCGCATCCTGTTCGGCCAGTCCGCCGCCTTCAGTGGTCCGGCGGCCGAACTGGGCAGAGGGATGCGGCTCGGTGTTCAGGCCGCGTTCAAGGAAGCCAACGACGCCGGCGGCGTGCACGGCCGGCGCCTGGAGTTGATCACGGTGGACGACGGCTACGAGCCGGAGGCCGCGATCACGAACACGCGCCGCCTGATCGAGGACGAGGGTGTGTTCGCGCTGGTCGGCGGCGTCGGTACGCCGACCTCCCGCTCCGCGGTGCCGGTGGCCGAAGAGGCGGGTGTGCCGTACATCGCTCCGTTCACGGGCGCGGGCTTTCTCCGCAGCGAACCGCATGTGATCAACCTCCGCGCCTCCTACGCCCAGGAGACGGAGGAGATGGTGGAGCGACTGACGAGGGATCTCGGTATCGAGCGGATCGCGGTCGTCATCCAGAACGACTCCTTCGGGCGCGCCGGCCTTGCGGGCGTTCGTGCCGCGTTCGCCAGACGGGGCATGGAGGCGGTCGCCATCGGCGTCTATCCGCGCAACACGACCGCCGTCAAGACGGCCATCGTCGACATTGAGGTGGGGCGGCCGGAGGCCGTCATCATCGTGGGCGCCTATCAGCCGGTCGCCAGCCTGATCGCCTGGACTCGTCACATTGGCCTCGACCCGGTGTTCATGACGCTGTCGTTCGTGGGCAGCAACGCACTGGCGGAAGAGCTGGGTCCACGCGGCGCCGGCGTCTACGTCACCCAGGTCGTGCCATTCCCGACCGCGCGCAACTCGAGAGTTGCGGCGGCCTACCGGCGGGCCCTGCGCGAGCACACCGCTGGCGCTGAGCCCGGCTTCGTCTCGTTCGAGGGTTACCTGGCCGGACGGCTGGTGATCGAAGCGCTTGAACGATGCGGGACGACCGTTGATCGGGATCGCTTCATTCAGACACTCCGCGGCGCGGGTTCCCTCGACCTGGATGGCTTCCGACTCGCATTCGGCGAGGAGGACAACCAGGGGTCGGATGCCGTGTTCCTGACCGTGATCGACGAGCAGGGCCGGTATCGGCCCGCGACGCGTCTTGAAGCCGTGGTGAGCCAATGA
- a CDS encoding ATP-binding protein yields MSANLHLRVPNRIEELPGVSEAVEALGREEGWTQDVTYAIVLGLEEVATNVVRHGGSQPGSSEIEIEVTSSDDEVRVEVRDSGRAFDPFHEAPEPDLDAGVQDRQIGGLGVHFVKVLMDETSYSREGGRNHVTMVKRRS; encoded by the coding sequence GTGAGCGCTAACCTCCACCTCCGTGTTCCGAACCGGATCGAAGAGCTTCCGGGTGTCTCGGAGGCCGTAGAGGCGCTCGGCCGGGAGGAGGGTTGGACGCAGGACGTGACCTACGCCATCGTTCTCGGTCTGGAGGAAGTGGCGACGAACGTGGTGCGTCACGGCGGCAGTCAGCCTGGCAGCAGCGAGATCGAGATCGAGGTCACCTCGAGCGATGACGAAGTCCGGGTGGAGGTTCGCGATAGCGGAAGGGCTTTCGACCCCTTCCACGAAGCGCCCGAGCCGGACCTCGACGCGGGAGTTCAGGACCGGCAGATCGGCGGTCTGGGGGTTCACTTCGTGAAGGTCCTCATGGACGAGACTTCGTACAGCCGCGAGGGCGGCCGCAACCACGTGACCATGGTCAAGCGCCGGAGTTGA
- a CDS encoding SpoIIE family protein phosphatase, translating to MGDRDNPDYKILVVDDEPDLERLVRQRMRRHIRRGKYGFEFAGNGVEALQVLTEKKDIDIVLSDINMPKMDGLTLLQQIPEVNSDLRSVIVSAYGDMENIRTAMNRGAFDFVTKPIDFTDLEVTIERTLRHLDEWRAALASRDKLVAIQNELDVATKIQQSILPDKFPHVDGCEVYGCMHAARNVGGDFFDVINLDAGRIGLAVADVSDKGVPAALFMMSSRTLLKGAAVGVEDPGAVLREVNDLLNETNDAAMFVTVFYGVYDPSTRVLTFSNGGHNPPLVVHPDGSSEELELTGGLALGAIPGFEYGQASVRLSPGDLVVFFTDGVTEAINVANEEFGLESLQGLFGDGRTPTAREAAEMILQAVQDFAGEAPQFDDLTCMTLRVADE from the coding sequence GTGGGCGATCGGGACAATCCCGACTACAAGATCCTGGTCGTCGACGACGAGCCGGATCTGGAGCGGCTGGTTCGCCAGCGCATGCGTCGCCACATCCGCAGGGGCAAGTACGGCTTCGAGTTCGCCGGTAACGGCGTCGAGGCGCTCCAGGTCCTGACGGAGAAGAAGGACATCGACATCGTTCTCTCGGACATCAACATGCCGAAGATGGACGGCCTGACGCTCCTGCAGCAGATCCCGGAGGTGAACTCGGATCTCCGCTCGGTCATCGTCTCTGCCTACGGCGACATGGAGAACATCCGCACCGCCATGAACCGCGGCGCCTTCGACTTCGTCACCAAGCCGATCGACTTCACCGACCTCGAGGTCACGATCGAGCGGACGTTGCGACATCTCGACGAGTGGCGTGCCGCGCTCGCCTCGCGCGACAAGCTGGTGGCGATACAGAACGAGCTCGACGTGGCGACGAAGATCCAGCAGTCGATCCTGCCGGACAAGTTCCCCCATGTAGACGGGTGTGAGGTCTACGGTTGCATGCACGCGGCACGCAACGTCGGAGGGGACTTCTTCGACGTGATCAACCTCGACGCGGGACGGATCGGGCTTGCAGTAGCCGACGTGTCGGACAAGGGCGTGCCGGCGGCCCTGTTCATGATGTCGAGCCGCACCCTGCTCAAGGGGGCGGCGGTCGGCGTCGAGGATCCCGGGGCGGTCCTCCGGGAAGTGAACGACCTGCTGAACGAGACGAACGACGCGGCGATGTTCGTCACCGTGTTCTACGGCGTCTACGATCCGTCGACCAGGGTGCTCACTTTCTCCAACGGCGGCCACAACCCTCCGCTGGTGGTTCACCCCGACGGGAGTTCGGAGGAACTTGAACTGACGGGCGGCCTCGCCCTCGGGGCGATTCCCGGCTTCGAGTACGGGCAGGCCAGCGTCCGGTTGAGCCCGGGAGACCTCGTCGTCTTCTTCACGGACGGAGTCACCGAGGCGATCAACGTGGCGAACGAGGAATTCGGCCTTGAGTCGCTTCAGGGTCTGTTCGGCGACGGCCGGACTCCAACCGCCCGGGAAGCCGCGGAGATGATCCTGCAGGCCGTGCAGGACTTTGCCGGCGAAGCGCCGCAGTTCGACGATCTGACCTGCATGACCTTGCGCGTCGCCGACGAGTGA
- a CDS encoding STAS domain-containing protein, which translates to MNVQVDHHDKVLVAKVEGRVDSSNSQDFERQLQGAIGEDVQAVVVDLGQLAYISSAGLRVVLLVAKTLGQRNVSISLCALSDPVQSVFEISGFNRIIQIYDTQADALAAAG; encoded by the coding sequence ATGAACGTCCAGGTGGATCATCACGACAAGGTTCTTGTGGCCAAAGTCGAGGGGCGCGTCGACAGCTCGAACTCCCAGGACTTTGAACGCCAGTTGCAGGGGGCGATCGGCGAGGACGTCCAGGCGGTGGTCGTCGACCTCGGCCAGCTCGCGTACATCAGCAGCGCCGGCCTGAGGGTCGTCCTGCTGGTCGCCAAGACCCTCGGCCAGCGCAACGTGAGTATCTCCCTTTGCGCGTTGAGCGATCCCGTTCAGTCGGTGTTCGAGATCAGCGGCTTCAACCGCATCATCCAGATCTACGACACGCAGGCCGACGCCCTGGCGGCTGCGGGGTAG
- a CDS encoding transglutaminase family protein: protein MTSTRRLRYDVEHRTRYAYSDSVRGCVLLLCLRPARTSGQRVRRFEIETIPAASLSPERDCFGNRRHVLNVHRRHEELVITSRFRADLAATSSVEAVGGWEELRSLRHMPEYWHFLEPSALARPSPALERFVRSEGFRPEERPMESLVRLADGIRERFEYEPGSTAADSPIEHLLESGRGVCQDYAHLMIAIGRSWGVPSRYVSGYLHNTGRAGERVTAGASHAWVECWLPGAGWVGFDPTNTAFSDQRHIRVAAGRDYADVSPTRGVFQGAGDAKIAVDVIVNAVDSARLSGRNGNGRQRV from the coding sequence GTGACGTCTACCCGCCGGCTCCGTTACGACGTCGAGCATCGGACGAGATACGCGTACTCGGACAGCGTCCGCGGCTGCGTTCTGTTGCTCTGCCTGCGGCCGGCCCGGACATCGGGCCAGAGGGTGCGGCGATTCGAGATCGAGACGATCCCGGCCGCCTCCCTCAGTCCGGAGCGGGACTGCTTCGGCAACCGCCGCCACGTTCTCAACGTCCATCGGCGGCACGAGGAACTCGTGATCACGTCCCGGTTCAGGGCGGATCTCGCCGCGACGTCGAGCGTGGAAGCGGTCGGCGGCTGGGAGGAGTTGCGGAGCCTGCGCCATATGCCGGAGTACTGGCACTTCCTCGAACCCAGCGCGCTCGCGCGGCCGTCCCCGGCGCTAGAGCGCTTCGTCCGCAGCGAGGGCTTCCGTCCGGAGGAACGTCCGATGGAGAGCCTGGTCCGCCTGGCCGACGGGATCCGCGAGCGCTTCGAGTACGAGCCGGGCAGCACGGCGGCCGATTCGCCCATCGAGCACCTGCTGGAATCGGGTCGGGGCGTGTGCCAGGACTATGCCCACCTGATGATCGCCATCGGCCGCTCCTGGGGCGTCCCCTCCCGCTACGTGTCGGGTTATCTCCACAACACGGGACGAGCCGGCGAACGCGTGACGGCGGGCGCCAGTCACGCTTGGGTAGAATGCTGGCTTCCGGGGGCCGGCTGGGTCGGCTTCGACCCAACGAACACGGCGTTCAGCGATCAGCGACACATCCGCGTGGCCGCGGGCAGGGACTATGCCGACGTTTCTCCAACAAGGGGGGTGTTCCAGGGCGCCGGGGATGCGAAAATCGCGGTTGATGTGATAGTGAATGCAGTTGACAGCGCACGACTTAGCGGAAGAAACGGCAACGGGAGGCAGAGAGTATGA
- a CDS encoding alpha-E domain-containing protein: MLSRSAQGVYWMARYLARAGYLSRLLELQVQFLVDRSVEEIHFGWKRIYRCMKRFPPPGEQFLPETDEFALADAFTLADDLTFERSNPDSVWGAIASGRENARQMRHCISGEMWTCLNSAYLRMRDLEVVDIWRTPEVFYARTRSEIHNFVGVADATMYRGAAWRFMRLGRAIERAQLAVSLLQAQIDLSRRTDRRTLGWASMLRTHHALEAYGRVYGIDMQPDRVLDLLVADPSLPGSVLATVQAAATELEGLGAGPGVEADAAARRLAGRAEALILYDWPETSAPEELLEQVNQSARDLHDAVLGAFVDYAIQDSPLR; this comes from the coding sequence ATGCTCTCGCGCAGCGCCCAGGGGGTGTACTGGATGGCCCGCTACCTGGCGAGGGCCGGCTATCTGAGCCGCCTGCTGGAGTTGCAGGTGCAGTTCCTGGTCGACCGCTCGGTCGAGGAGATCCACTTCGGCTGGAAGCGGATCTACCGGTGCATGAAGCGGTTTCCGCCGCCGGGGGAGCAGTTCCTGCCGGAGACGGACGAGTTCGCCCTGGCGGACGCCTTTACGTTGGCGGACGACCTGACCTTCGAGCGTTCGAACCCGGACTCGGTGTGGGGCGCCATCGCCAGCGGGCGCGAGAACGCCCGTCAGATGCGCCACTGCATCAGCGGCGAGATGTGGACCTGCCTGAACTCCGCTTATCTGCGGATGCGGGATCTCGAGGTTGTCGATATCTGGAGAACGCCGGAGGTCTTCTACGCACGGACTCGCAGCGAGATCCACAACTTCGTCGGGGTCGCGGACGCGACGATGTACCGTGGCGCCGCCTGGCGCTTCATGCGTCTCGGCCGGGCCATCGAGCGGGCGCAGCTCGCGGTGTCCCTGCTGCAGGCCCAGATCGACCTCAGCCGGCGTACGGACAGGCGAACCCTGGGCTGGGCGAGCATGCTGCGCACCCATCATGCCCTGGAGGCTTACGGCCGCGTCTACGGTATCGACATGCAACCGGACCGCGTCCTGGACCTGCTGGTCGCCGATCCGTCGCTGCCCGGCTCCGTGCTCGCCACGGTGCAGGCCGCGGCGACGGAACTCGAGGGCCTCGGCGCCGGACCCGGCGTCGAAGCCGACGCCGCCGCCCGGCGGTTGGCCGGGCGGGCCGAGGCGCTCATCCTCTACGACTGGCCGGAGACGTCAGCGCCCGAAGAACTGCTCGAACAGGTCAACCAGTCCGCCCGCGATCTGCACGACGCCGTGCTCGGCGCCTTCGTCGACTACGCGATCCAGGACTCTCCGCTGCGGTGA
- a CDS encoding circularly permuted type 2 ATP-grasp protein, which yields MDFSLYDFDPAIYDEMFVADGKPREHCRTVVEALRELPDDDLNTIQERVTRSFSQEGITFTVYGDEEAEERIIPIDCVPRLLALAEWRELEAGLVQRIRTLNLFLADVYGDCRIVTDGVIPADVILGCPQYRLAMRGVSVQGDVWVTICGTDIVRTHEGFLVLEDNLRVPSGVSYMIANRKAVKAGLRRLYRRSRVQDVEQYGSLLRQTLCELSPGGRPDPCLALLTPGTYNSAFYEHMFLAHEIGAELVEGQDLLVNDGFVYMRTTSGLRRIDVIYRRVDDDFLDPLVFREDSLLGVPGLMNAFKRGNVALANAPGTGVADDKSVYAYVPDMVRYYLGEEPLLQNVETRLCRRPEDLEYTLDNLERLVVKRVGESGGYGMLVGPHSTPEERDDYAKTLRADPADFISQPTLALSRSPCLIDGHAEPRHVDLRPFVLTGNETRIVPGAFCRVALRRGSLVVNSSQGGGGKDLWVVDL from the coding sequence GTGGACTTTAGCCTCTACGACTTCGATCCTGCGATCTACGACGAGATGTTCGTCGCGGACGGGAAGCCGCGCGAGCATTGCCGGACAGTCGTCGAGGCGCTCAGGGAACTGCCCGACGACGACCTGAACACGATCCAGGAACGGGTGACGCGCTCGTTTTCCCAGGAGGGGATCACCTTCACCGTCTACGGCGACGAGGAGGCGGAGGAGCGGATCATCCCGATCGACTGCGTACCGCGCCTGCTCGCCCTGGCGGAATGGCGGGAACTCGAAGCCGGTCTGGTGCAGCGGATCCGGACCCTCAACCTGTTCCTCGCCGACGTCTACGGCGACTGTCGCATCGTCACGGACGGCGTGATTCCCGCCGACGTCATCCTCGGCTGCCCGCAGTACCGGCTGGCGATGCGCGGGGTCAGCGTGCAGGGTGACGTCTGGGTGACGATCTGCGGCACGGACATCGTGCGCACGCACGAGGGCTTCCTGGTGCTGGAGGACAACCTGCGCGTGCCCTCCGGCGTCTCCTACATGATCGCCAATCGCAAGGCGGTCAAGGCCGGCCTGCGCCGGCTCTACCGGCGTTCCCGGGTTCAGGACGTCGAACAGTACGGCAGCCTGCTGCGGCAGACCCTCTGCGAGCTGTCGCCCGGCGGCCGGCCGGATCCGTGCCTGGCGTTGCTCACTCCCGGCACCTACAACTCGGCGTTCTACGAGCACATGTTCCTGGCTCACGAGATCGGCGCCGAGCTGGTCGAAGGGCAGGACCTGCTGGTCAACGACGGGTTCGTCTACATGCGCACGACCTCCGGCCTCAGGCGGATCGACGTGATCTACCGCCGCGTGGACGACGACTTTCTCGATCCGCTGGTCTTCCGCGAGGACTCCCTACTGGGCGTTCCGGGCCTGATGAACGCGTTCAAGCGCGGCAACGTGGCTCTGGCCAACGCTCCGGGAACGGGCGTTGCCGACGACAAGAGCGTCTACGCCTACGTGCCCGACATGGTGCGCTACTACCTGGGCGAGGAGCCGCTCCTTCAGAACGTCGAGACCCGCCTCTGCCGGCGGCCCGAGGATCTGGAGTACACCCTGGACAACCTGGAGCGCCTGGTGGTCAAGCGGGTCGGCGAGTCGGGCGGCTACGGCATGCTGGTCGGTCCGCACTCGACGCCGGAGGAGCGGGACGACTACGCGAAGACGCTCCGGGCCGATCCCGCGGACTTCATCTCGCAGCCCACTCTGGCGCTGTCGCGGTCGCCGTGCCTGATCGACGGCCACGCGGAGCCGCGCCACGTCGACCTCCGGCCCTTCGTGCTGACCGGGAACGAGACCCGCATCGTGCCCGGGGCCTTCTGCCGGGTCGCCCTGCGAAGGGGCAGTCTGGTCGTGAACTCGAGTCAGGGCGGGGGCGGCAAGGACCTCTGGGTGGTCGACCTCTGA
- a CDS encoding prepilin-type N-terminal cleavage/methylation domain-containing protein, protein MTGARSHSRQAGFTLIELLIVVAIIGIISALLVPNLMTGLQNANQTRTQADMKAVGSAWMQWLTDQVSAAAAGSSTTATFSWSEFTYPDFSHADLSALLRPSNTFFYLQDVPERDGWNNPYRFGFAGSDQLLSTQVIGIWSGGRDGSATEQPQSTYEIGAFRGTEFNEDLVWADGYWVRWPGSAAEVDTSE, encoded by the coding sequence ATGACCGGAGCGCGCTCCCACAGCCGGCAAGCCGGCTTCACCCTGATCGAACTCCTGATCGTCGTGGCGATCATCGGCATCATCTCCGCGCTGCTGGTGCCGAACCTGATGACCGGATTGCAGAACGCGAACCAGACCCGCACCCAGGCCGACATGAAGGCCGTGGGCTCCGCCTGGATGCAGTGGCTCACCGACCAGGTCAGCGCCGCGGCCGCCGGCTCGAGCACGACCGCCACGTTCAGCTGGAGCGAGTTCACCTATCCCGACTTCTCCCACGCGGACCTCTCGGCCCTCCTCCGTCCGTCGAACACGTTCTTCTACCTGCAGGACGTACCCGAACGGGACGGCTGGAACAACCCTTACCGGTTCGGCTTCGCCGGCTCGGACCAGCTTCTCAGTACCCAGGTCATCGGCATCTGGAGCGGCGGCCGTGACGGCTCCGCCACGGAGCAGCCGCAGTCCACCTACGAGATCGGCGCCTTCCGCGGTACCGAGTTCAACGAGGACCTGGTCTGGGCCGACGGTTACTGGGTACGCTGGCCGGGTAGCGCCGCGGAAGTCGACACGTCCGAGTAG
- a CDS encoding NIPSNAP family protein codes for MSMTQQTRHSLPIFLAVAAAAVLILACAPAQAPVADAAGDEQAAAESEPGREYYEIRRYRLADEDSRQTVLAYLENALVPALNRAGIDRVGVFGVEPPAEADEPVDPVDSLSVWAIIAFPTVGDFTAMKSTLEADAEYLEAAAPMYATPRQEPVYERVESWFLRAFKGMPVMELPRQTAAGQDRIFELRLYESHNEETARRKVHMFDNGEIDIMRDVDMAPLLFAELLIGEDVPALVYILSAPDMEAHREHWQAFGGHPEWIRMRDMDYYKGTVSRIENVFLRPTAFSQI; via the coding sequence ATGTCGATGACACAGCAAACCAGGCATTCCCTTCCGATCTTCCTGGCAGTTGCCGCGGCGGCCGTCCTGATCCTGGCCTGCGCACCGGCCCAAGCACCGGTGGCGGATGCGGCGGGCGACGAGCAGGCCGCGGCGGAAAGCGAACCGGGGCGGGAATACTACGAGATCCGCCGCTACCGTTTGGCGGACGAGGACAGCCGGCAGACCGTCCTCGCCTACCTGGAAAACGCCCTGGTGCCGGCGCTCAACCGGGCCGGGATCGACAGGGTGGGCGTGTTCGGAGTCGAGCCGCCCGCCGAGGCGGACGAGCCGGTCGACCCGGTGGATTCGCTTTCCGTGTGGGCGATCATCGCCTTCCCGACGGTCGGGGACTTCACGGCGATGAAGTCGACGCTGGAAGCCGACGCCGAGTACCTGGAAGCCGCCGCGCCGATGTACGCGACGCCAAGGCAGGAACCGGTCTACGAGCGCGTGGAGAGCTGGTTCCTGCGGGCCTTCAAGGGCATGCCGGTGATGGAGCTGCCGCGCCAGACCGCGGCCGGGCAGGACCGGATCTTCGAGTTGCGTCTGTACGAGAGCCACAACGAGGAGACGGCTCGCCGCAAGGTCCACATGTTCGACAACGGTGAGATCGACATCATGCGGGATGTCGACATGGCGCCCCTCCTGTTTGCCGAGCTTCTGATCGGCGAGGACGTACCGGCTCTCGTCTACATCCTGTCGGCCCCCGACATGGAGGCGCACCGGGAGCACTGGCAGGCGTTCGGCGGCCATCCCGAGTGGATCCGGATGCGCGACATGGACTACTACAAGGGAACCGTCTCGCGGATCGAGAACGTGTTCCTGCGGCCGACCGCGTTCTCCCAGATCTAG
- a CDS encoding alpha/beta hydrolase, whose translation MLIEARRRSVRYVALLLAAAILPAGLAADDSNANVWDRVEHHTVKNGDVGIHYVTLGEGEPVLFIHGFPDIWYSYRHQMAALEGDFRAAAMDLRGYNRSGQPKRVEDYAMPHLLADVAAVVEDLGAPINLVGHDWGGAIAWRFAIENPDKVKRLVIMNLTHPRGYANVIANATEEQRRNVQYARNFASSEPDGSPVPEGLLGRYESEGEKVGGHYREAFSRSYWDGMLNYYRANYGGVAAGGEPPNLKMPVLQFHGLKDTAVDKDGLKNTWDWVDRDYTLVTVPTVGHWVQLEAADLVSNTMRAWLLARQ comes from the coding sequence ATGTTGATCGAAGCTCGCAGGCGTTCGGTTCGGTACGTGGCATTGCTGCTCGCGGCCGCGATTCTTCCCGCAGGTCTCGCCGCGGACGATTCCAACGCGAATGTCTGGGACCGGGTCGAACACCACACGGTGAAGAACGGCGACGTAGGGATCCACTACGTCACCCTCGGCGAGGGCGAGCCGGTCCTCTTCATCCACGGCTTCCCCGACATCTGGTACAGCTACCGGCATCAGATGGCCGCTCTCGAAGGGGACTTCCGCGCCGCGGCGATGGACCTCCGCGGCTACAACCGGAGCGGCCAGCCGAAGCGGGTCGAGGACTACGCCATGCCTCACCTGCTGGCGGATGTGGCGGCCGTGGTCGAGGACCTCGGCGCGCCGATCAACCTGGTAGGCCACGACTGGGGCGGGGCGATCGCCTGGCGGTTCGCGATCGAGAATCCGGACAAGGTGAAGCGGTTGGTCATCATGAACCTCACCCACCCCCGCGGCTACGCGAACGTGATCGCGAACGCGACCGAGGAGCAACGTCGCAACGTGCAGTACGCCCGCAACTTCGCGTCGTCCGAGCCGGACGGCAGCCCGGTGCCGGAGGGGCTGCTCGGCCGGTACGAGAGCGAGGGCGAGAAGGTGGGCGGCCACTACCGCGAGGCGTTCTCCCGCTCCTACTGGGACGGCATGCTGAACTACTACCGGGCGAACTACGGCGGCGTCGCGGCCGGCGGCGAGCCGCCGAACCTCAAGATGCCGGTCCTTCAGTTCCATGGCCTGAAGGACACCGCGGTGGACAAGGACGGGCTCAAGAACACCTGGGACTGGGTCGACCGCGACTACACCCTGGTCACGGTGCCGACGGTCGGCCACTGGGTCCAGTTGGAGGCCGCGGACCTTGTCTCGAACACGATGCGCGCCTGGCTGCTGGCCAGGCAGTGA
- a CDS encoding right-handed parallel beta-helix repeat-containing protein gives MKHPSAIRKHCLCTSACLLALAACAQEDATLRPGDNDHRTLQEALLTAEPGAVIELAAGYFELDATLSLDVEGVTLRGQGMDETILDFSSQAPGTGGEGILATADDFTVENLAVENTRGDGIKVEGTTGAAFRSVRVEWTNGPDTNNGAYGLYPVQVTNVLIEDSRVRGASDAGIYVGQSANVVVRRNEAWENVAGIEIENTTGADVYGNRAHGNTGGLLVFSLPELPVKDGRDARVYDNDIVENNLPNFGKEGAIVSTIPAGSGIIVMASDNVELFENRIHNNQNSNLAVISYLSTGRAYNDPGYDPYTEGVYIHGNEFVGGGESPNGDFADAFVALAGGAFPDIVWDGVSNPDKLVEGEVPADLRLYIENNGDADFVNLDLGSVFAGGEPNVSTDLAAHQGALPAVPQPVDLGAATGGAP, from the coding sequence ATGAAGCACCCCTCTGCCATTCGGAAGCACTGCCTCTGCACCTCGGCCTGCCTGCTCGCGCTTGCAGCCTGCGCCCAGGAGGACGCCACGCTGCGTCCCGGAGACAACGACCACCGGACGCTCCAGGAAGCACTGCTCACGGCCGAGCCCGGAGCGGTCATCGAACTCGCCGCCGGGTACTTCGAGCTCGACGCCACCCTGTCCCTCGACGTCGAGGGCGTGACCCTGCGCGGCCAGGGGATGGACGAGACGATTCTCGACTTCTCATCGCAGGCCCCGGGGACCGGAGGCGAGGGAATCCTCGCCACCGCCGACGACTTCACGGTCGAGAACCTCGCGGTCGAGAACACGAGAGGCGACGGCATCAAGGTGGAGGGCACGACCGGAGCCGCCTTCCGGAGTGTCCGGGTCGAATGGACGAACGGGCCCGACACGAACAACGGCGCCTACGGGCTCTATCCCGTCCAGGTGACGAACGTACTGATCGAGGACAGCCGGGTGCGCGGCGCCTCTGACGCCGGCATCTACGTCGGCCAGTCGGCCAACGTCGTCGTCCGGCGCAACGAGGCCTGGGAGAACGTGGCCGGCATCGAGATCGAGAACACGACCGGCGCCGACGTCTACGGCAACCGGGCCCACGGCAACACCGGCGGCCTGCTCGTCTTCTCGCTGCCCGAACTGCCGGTCAAGGACGGCCGCGACGCCCGCGTCTACGACAACGACATCGTCGAGAACAACCTGCCGAACTTCGGCAAGGAAGGCGCGATCGTGTCGACGATCCCGGCCGGCTCGGGGATCATCGTGATGGCGAGCGACAACGTCGAACTGTTCGAGAACCGGATCCACAACAACCAGAACTCGAATCTGGCGGTGATCTCCTACCTCTCGACCGGTCGCGCCTACAACGATCCCGGCTACGACCCCTACACCGAGGGCGTCTACATCCACGGCAACGAGTTCGTCGGCGGCGGCGAGAGCCCGAACGGCGACTTCGCGGACGCTTTCGTCGCCCTCGCGGGCGGCGCCTTCCCCGACATCGTCTGGGACGGCGTTTCGAACCCGGACAAGCTGGTCGAAGGCGAGGTGCCCGCTGACCTGCGGCTGTACATCGAGAACAACGGCGACGCGGACTTCGTGAACCTCGATCTCGGGTCCGTCTTCGCGGGCGGCGAGCCGAACGTGAGCACGGACCTGGCGGCGCATCAGGGTGCGCTGCCGGCCGTACCCCAGCCGGTCGATCTCGGCGCGGCGACCGGTGGCGCTCCGTAG